In Rhodobacter xanthinilyticus, a single window of DNA contains:
- a CDS encoding aspartate kinase — MPLLVMKFGGTSVADLDRIKNAAEKVKREVERGYDVIVIVSAMSGKTNELVGWVEQTSPLYDAREYDAVVASGENVTAGLMALRLQEMDVPARSWQGWQVPINTTSAHSSARFVSIPRTNIDAKFAEGMKVAVVAGFQGLSAEGRITTLGRGGSDTTAVAFAAAFGAERCDIYTDVDGVYTTDPRISSKARKLDKIAFEEMLELASLGAKVLQTRSVELAMRYNVRLRVLSSFEDTDENSGTLVCGEEEIMESKVVSGVAYSRDEAKITLFTIEDRPGVAQAIFGPLSDAGVNVDMIVQNISEKDYDDSHPGAVTDMTFSCPINQVARAKKALEEAKAAGLIKYDELIIDTEVAKVSVVGIGMRSHAGVAATMFKALAAENVNIKVISTSEIKISVLIDRKYMELAVQALHDAFELEKSA; from the coding sequence ATGCCGCTTCTCGTCATGAAATTCGGCGGCACTTCGGTTGCCGATCTCGACCGCATCAAGAACGCGGCCGAGAAGGTCAAACGCGAGGTTGAACGGGGCTATGACGTGATCGTCATCGTCTCGGCCATGTCGGGCAAGACCAATGAGCTCGTCGGCTGGGTCGAACAGACCTCGCCGCTCTATGACGCGCGCGAATATGACGCGGTCGTGGCCTCGGGCGAGAATGTCACCGCCGGGCTGATGGCGCTGCGCCTGCAGGAGATGGATGTCCCCGCGCGCAGCTGGCAGGGCTGGCAAGTGCCGATCAACACCACCTCGGCGCATAGCTCGGCGCGGTTCGTCTCGATCCCGCGCACCAATATCGACGCGAAATTCGCCGAAGGGATGAAGGTCGCGGTGGTTGCGGGCTTCCAGGGACTCTCGGCCGAGGGCCGGATCACCACGCTCGGCCGCGGCGGCTCGGACACGACCGCGGTGGCCTTCGCCGCCGCCTTCGGCGCGGAGCGCTGCGACATCTACACCGATGTGGACGGCGTCTACACCACCGACCCGCGGATCTCGTCGAAAGCGCGCAAGCTCGACAAGATCGCGTTTGAGGAAATGCTCGAACTCGCCTCGCTCGGCGCGAAAGTGCTGCAAACCCGCTCGGTCGAGCTGGCGATGCGTTACAATGTGCGCCTGCGGGTGCTGTCGTCCTTCGAGGACACCGACGAAAATTCTGGCACGCTTGTGTGCGGGGAGGAAGAAATCATGGAATCGAAAGTCGTCTCGGGCGTCGCCTATTCGCGCGATGAAGCCAAGATCACCCTCTTCACCATCGAAGACCGCCCCGGCGTCGCGCAGGCGATCTTCGGGCCGCTCTCGGATGCGGGCGTGAATGTCGACATGATCGTGCAGAACATCTCCGAGAAGGATTATGACGACAGCCACCCGGGCGCCGTCACCGACATGACCTTCTCCTGCCCGATCAACCAGGTCGCCCGCGCCAAGAAGGCGCTCGAGGAGGCCAAGGCCGCCGGGCTGATCAAATATGACGAGCTGATCATCGACACCGAGGTCGCCAAGGTCTCGGTCGTGGGGATCGGCATGCGCAGCCATGCCGGTGTCGCAGCGACCATGTTCAAGGCGCTCGCGGCCGAAAACGTCAATATCAAGGTCATCTCGACGTCGGAGATCAAGATTTCGGTGCTGATCGACCGGAAATATATGGAACTGGCCGTGCAGGCCCTCCATGATGCCTTTGAGCTGGAAAAATCGGCCTGA
- a CDS encoding NAD(P)/FAD-dependent oxidoreductase, whose translation MAHIVVIGAGLGGAIMAYELRDSVRKEDKITVITKDPKYHFVPSNPWVAVGWRDREDITVDLAPTMKKKGIEFIPVAAEKLYPEENRVQLVDGQSISYDYAVIATGPELAFDEIEGFGPEGYTQSICHVDHAEHARDVFEKFCKNPGPIIIGAVQGASCYGPAYEFTFILDTALRRLKIRDQVPMTFVTSEPYVGHLGLDGVGDTKGLLESNMRNRHIKFMTSCRVKKVEDGKMVVEEIAEDGSVKAEKELPFGYAMMLPAFRGIPAVSGIEGLSNPRGFTIVDKYQRNPKYQNIFAVGVCVAIPPMAPTPVPCGVPKTGFMIESMVTATAHNIGNLVRGGQPDEVGTWNAVCLADFGDQGIAFVAQPQIPPRNVNWSAQGKWVHWAKEGFERYFMHKLRKGTSETFYERIAMKALGIDKLKATKKG comes from the coding sequence ATGGCACATATCGTGGTGATCGGCGCGGGCCTTGGCGGCGCCATCATGGCTTACGAGCTGCGGGATTCGGTCCGCAAGGAAGACAAGATCACCGTCATCACCAAGGATCCGAAGTATCACTTCGTGCCGTCGAACCCCTGGGTCGCCGTCGGCTGGCGGGACCGGGAGGATATCACCGTCGACCTCGCGCCGACGATGAAGAAGAAGGGGATCGAGTTCATCCCGGTCGCGGCCGAGAAGCTCTACCCGGAGGAAAACCGCGTCCAGCTCGTCGATGGCCAGTCGATCAGCTATGATTATGCGGTGATCGCGACCGGCCCCGAGCTCGCCTTCGACGAGATCGAGGGCTTTGGCCCGGAGGGCTATACCCAGTCGATCTGCCACGTCGATCACGCCGAACATGCGCGCGATGTGTTCGAGAAATTCTGCAAGAACCCCGGCCCGATCATCATCGGCGCGGTGCAGGGCGCGAGCTGCTACGGCCCGGCCTATGAATTCACCTTCATCCTCGACACCGCGCTGCGCCGGCTCAAGATCCGCGATCAGGTGCCTATGACCTTCGTGACCTCGGAGCCCTATGTGGGCCATCTCGGGCTCGACGGGGTGGGCGACACCAAGGGCTTGCTCGAATCGAACATGCGCAACCGGCATATCAAGTTCATGACCTCCTGCCGGGTGAAGAAGGTCGAGGACGGCAAGATGGTCGTCGAGGAGATCGCCGAGGATGGCTCGGTGAAGGCCGAGAAGGAGCTGCCCTTCGGCTATGCGATGATGCTGCCGGCGTTCCGCGGCATTCCGGCGGTGTCGGGGATCGAGGGGCTGTCGAACCCGCGCGGCTTCACCATCGTCGACAAATATCAGCGCAACCCGAAGTATCAAAACATCTTCGCGGTCGGGGTCTGTGTCGCGATCCCGCCGATGGCGCCGACGCCGGTGCCCTGTGGCGTGCCCAAGACCGGCTTCATGATCGAGAGCATGGTGACCGCGACCGCCCATAACATCGGCAACCTCGTGCGCGGCGGCCAGCCCGACGAGGTCGGCACCTGGAACGCGGTCTGTCTGGCCGATTTCGGCGATCAGGGCATCGCGTTCGTCGCCCAGCCGCAGATCCCGCCGCGCAATGTCAACTGGTCGGCGCAGGGCAAATGGGTGCATTGGGCCAAGGAGGGGTTCGAGCGCTACTTCATGCACAAGCTGCGCAAGGGCACCTCGGAGACCTTCTACGAGCGGATCGCGATGAAAGCGCTCGGCATCGACAAGCTGAAGGCCACGAAAAAGGGCTGA
- a CDS encoding GNAT family N-acetyltransferase gives MYQLEEETEADWWEVEALYDLCFAPGRTALSSYRLRDGVEKVHPLCLTLREDGVLAAVIRYWPVKVGGRRVLLLGPVAVHPTRQGEGLGGILMHESLSEARKLGWERVLLVGDEPYYRRFGFTKIEGVIMPPPTNPDRVLALELQPGAWEGVRGPVEKAVP, from the coding sequence GTGTATCAGCTCGAGGAAGAGACCGAGGCCGATTGGTGGGAGGTGGAGGCGCTTTACGACCTTTGCTTCGCGCCCGGGCGCACGGCGCTCTCCTCCTACCGGCTGCGCGACGGGGTGGAGAAGGTCCATCCGCTGTGCCTGACGCTGCGCGAAGATGGGGTGCTGGCGGCGGTGATCCGCTACTGGCCGGTGAAGGTCGGCGGGCGGCGGGTGCTACTGCTCGGGCCCGTCGCGGTGCACCCGACGCGGCAGGGCGAGGGCCTCGGCGGGATCTTGATGCATGAAAGCCTGAGCGAGGCGCGCAAGCTCGGCTGGGAGCGGGTGCTGCTCGTCGGCGACGAGCCCTATTACCGCCGCTTTGGCTTCACCAAGATCGAGGGCGTGATCATGCCGCCGCCCACCAACCCCGACCGGGTGCTCGCGCTCGAGCTGCAACCGGGCGCCTGGGAGGGCGTGCGCGGCCCTGTGGAAAAAGCCGTTCCCTGA
- a CDS encoding EcsC family protein, which yields MTPEILPPLKDPLALSEIDALARRHRAAGGVGMQVIALVGGSAEGLVAKLPGPVRDGLEGATARALELAFDAAHRSRGAVADRPDWVNRTLTVAMGVAGGVGGLPGALAELPFTVTMLLRAIQGIAAEHGFDPASDEIRLECLRVFASAGPLSRDDGTDLGFLSARVTLTGPALHGLISKVAPRFAAVLGQKLAAQAAPILGAVAGAAVNYAFTSYYQEIAHVHFGLKALARDRALDEGMLREELVARLG from the coding sequence ATGACCCCCGAGATCCTGCCGCCGCTGAAAGACCCGCTCGCCCTCTCGGAGATCGACGCGCTCGCGCGGCGCCACCGTGCGGCGGGGGGCGTGGGCATGCAGGTGATCGCGCTGGTCGGCGGCTCGGCCGAGGGGCTGGTCGCGAAACTGCCCGGGCCGGTGCGCGACGGGCTCGAAGGCGCCACGGCGCGCGCGCTCGAACTTGCCTTCGACGCAGCGCATCGCTCGCGCGGCGCGGTCGCCGACCGCCCCGATTGGGTGAACCGCACGCTGACCGTTGCGATGGGCGTGGCGGGGGGCGTCGGCGGCCTGCCTGGTGCGCTGGCCGAGCTGCCCTTCACCGTCACGATGCTCCTGCGCGCGATCCAGGGCATCGCCGCCGAGCATGGCTTCGACCCGGCAAGCGACGAGATCCGGCTCGAATGTCTGCGCGTCTTCGCCTCGGCGGGGCCGCTGAGCCGCGATGACGGCACCGATCTGGGCTTCCTCTCGGCGCGGGTGACGCTGACCGGGCCGGCGCTGCACGGGCTGATCTCCAAGGTCGCGCCACGGTTCGCCGCGGTGCTCGGCCAGAAACTCGCAGCGCAAGCGGCCCCGATCCTCGGCGCGGTGGCGGGGGCGGCGGTGAACTACGCCTTCACCAGCTATTATCAGGAAATCGCCCATGTCCATTTCGGGCTGAAGGCGCTCGCGCGCGATCGCGCCCTCGATGAGGGGATGCTGCGCGAGGAACTCGTCGCCCGGCTCGGCTGA
- the ptsP gene encoding phosphoenolpyruvate--protein phosphotransferase: MGLRRDSDSRSLLRRLRDTLATPGGGQDRLDKITHLIADSMGTQVCSIYLFRDRETLELCATEGLNPESVHQTRMRLGEGLVGRVARAGAPVNTGNAPAEPGFRYMPETGEEIYSSFLGVPIQRVGEKLGVLVVQSREAREFSDDEVYGLEVVAMVLAEMTELGAFTGEGNGIGATHRFPVLFRGATGQEGAAEGHVWLHEPRVVVTNPVGDDPETETRRLEEAVVQLQAQIDEMLETAATADKEQRQVLETYKMFAHSRGWLRRMQEDIGLGLSAEAAVEKEQSTARARLEQSPDPYLRERLNDLDDLSNRLLRLLTGQGKDTGAELPPDPVLVARNIGPAELLEYGRALKGVVLEEGSVGSHAAIVARALSIPLVIHASRITAEALNGDPILVDGDQGIVHLRPEDTVAAAFRDKIAMQAEAQKRYADLRELPAEDRSGRVIRLMMNAGLMADLPSLTGSGADGVGLFRTELQFLIRSRVPRRAELAALYKRVMDAAGEKRVQFRTLDIGSDKVLPYMKPQDEPNPAMGWRAIRVGLDKPGVLRMQLQALVRAAEGRPLSVMFPFIATPEEFYTARESLLHEVEREASMGRPVPADLKIGAMLETPSLAFAPDSFFETCDFISIGGNDLKQFFFAADRENERVRRRYDTLDTSFLTFIEKIVARCAAHDTQLSFCGEDAGRPVEALTFAALGLKTLSMRPASIGPVKHLIRRANLAELREVILAERSAGAQSVRPAVMHYLAGL; this comes from the coding sequence ATGGGACTCCGCCGTGACAGCGACAGCCGCAGCCTGCTGCGGCGTCTGCGCGATACTCTGGCCACCCCGGGCGGTGGCCAGGATCGGCTCGACAAGATCACCCATCTGATCGCGGATTCGATGGGCACCCAGGTGTGCTCGATCTATCTGTTCCGCGACCGCGAGACGCTCGAACTTTGCGCCACCGAGGGGCTCAACCCCGAATCGGTCCACCAGACGCGGATGCGGCTCGGTGAGGGCCTCGTCGGGCGCGTGGCGCGGGCGGGCGCGCCGGTCAACACCGGCAACGCCCCCGCCGAGCCCGGCTTCCGCTACATGCCCGAGACCGGCGAAGAGATCTATTCGAGCTTCCTCGGCGTGCCGATTCAACGGGTTGGCGAGAAGCTCGGCGTGCTCGTCGTGCAGTCGCGCGAGGCGCGCGAATTCTCCGACGACGAGGTCTACGGGCTCGAGGTCGTTGCGATGGTGCTCGCCGAGATGACCGAACTGGGCGCCTTCACCGGCGAGGGCAACGGCATCGGCGCGACGCATCGCTTCCCGGTCCTGTTCCGCGGCGCGACCGGCCAGGAGGGCGCGGCGGAGGGGCATGTCTGGCTCCATGAGCCGCGGGTGGTGGTGACCAACCCGGTCGGCGACGACCCGGAGACCGAGACGCGGCGCCTCGAGGAGGCGGTGGTGCAGCTGCAGGCGCAGATCGACGAGATGCTCGAGACCGCCGCGACCGCCGACAAGGAACAGCGCCAGGTTCTCGAGACCTACAAGATGTTCGCCCATTCGCGCGGCTGGCTGCGGCGGATGCAGGAAGATATCGGGCTCGGGCTCTCGGCCGAGGCCGCGGTCGAGAAGGAGCAATCCACCGCCCGCGCGCGGCTCGAGCAATCGCCCGACCCTTACCTGCGCGAGCGGCTCAACGACCTCGACGACCTGTCGAACCGGCTGTTGCGGCTCCTGACCGGCCAGGGCAAGGATACCGGCGCCGAGCTGCCGCCCGACCCGGTGCTGGTGGCGCGCAATATCGGCCCGGCGGAGCTTCTGGAATATGGCCGCGCGCTCAAGGGCGTGGTGCTCGAGGAAGGCTCGGTGGGCAGCCATGCCGCGATCGTGGCGCGCGCGCTGTCGATCCCGCTGGTGATCCATGCGAGCCGGATCACCGCCGAGGCGCTCAACGGCGATCCGATCCTCGTCGACGGCGATCAGGGGATCGTGCACCTGCGCCCCGAGGATACCGTGGCCGCGGCCTTCCGCGACAAGATCGCGATGCAGGCCGAGGCGCAAAAGCGCTACGCCGATCTGCGCGAGCTGCCGGCCGAGGACCGCTCGGGGCGGGTGATCCGGCTGATGATGAACGCCGGGCTGATGGCCGATCTACCCTCGCTCACCGGGTCGGGCGCCGATGGCGTGGGCCTCTTCCGCACCGAGCTGCAATTCCTGATCCGCTCGCGGGTGCCGCGCCGGGCCGAGCTCGCCGCGCTTTACAAACGCGTCATGGATGCGGCGGGCGAAAAGCGCGTGCAGTTCCGCACCCTCGACATCGGCTCGGACAAGGTCCTGCCCTATATGAAGCCGCAAGACGAGCCGAACCCGGCGATGGGCTGGCGCGCGATCCGGGTCGGGCTCGACAAGCCGGGCGTGCTTCGGATGCAACTCCAGGCGCTGGTGCGCGCCGCCGAGGGCCGGCCGCTCTCGGTGATGTTCCCGTTCATCGCGACGCCGGAGGAGTTCTACACCGCCCGCGAGAGCCTCTTGCACGAGGTCGAGCGCGAGGCGAGCATGGGCCGCCCGGTGCCTGCGGATCTCAAGATCGGCGCGATGCTCGAGACCCCCTCGCTCGCCTTCGCGCCCGACAGTTTCTTCGAGACCTGCGATTTCATCTCGATCGGCGGCAATGACCTCAAGCAGTTCTTCTTCGCGGCCGACCGCGAGAATGAGCGCGTGCGGCGCCGCTATGACACGCTCGACACCTCGTTTTTGACCTTCATCGAGAAGATCGTGGCGCGCTGTGCGGCGCATGACACGCAGCTGAGCTTTTGCGGCGAGGATGCCGGGCGGCCGGTCGAGGCGCTGACCTTCGCGGCGCTCGGGCTCAAGACGCTGAGCATGCGCCCGGCCTCGATCGGGCCGGTCAAGCATCTGATCCGGCGGGCAAATCTCGCGGAACTGCGGGAGGTGATCCTGGCGGAGCGATCGGCTGGGGCGCAAAGCGTGCGGCCAGCGGTGATGCATTATCTCGCGGGCCTCTGA
- a CDS encoding pyruvate kinase translates to MSLAEVEARERRAQARGLYRALEVLRGDMARRAGETLEHWDALILRPEFMASARNLADYLALRRGDLVPFQAPLASLGLSSLGRAESHVRASVDAVLASLALIGGEGAAEYPPVEIFAAGPARLAARRDHLFGARRGAPATRVMVTLPSDAAEGPELIGALLAAGADCLRINSAHDGPEAWAAMIGHARRIGAELGRRVPVQVDLAGPKLRIEAAHGADVRLQVGESFDFVETLAPGRKKARKHDRVQATLSHPALMAAMAEGAAVWINDGKLRARVTEVVPGRVSCEVTSTPGKGARIRPEKGVNLPGVDLRVPALTEDDLGALDFALRHADIIGFSFVQSGADLRALFAAIEERMPGRPPQDWPALMLKIETPLGLRNLPGLIVEAGGRMPVGVMIARGDLAVEIGFERLTEIQEEILWLCEAAEVPVVWATQVLEGLVKEGQASRAEMTDAAMSQRAECVMLNKGPHLAEGVAVLRDVLMRMDRHSNKKSPRLGALGLWHDL, encoded by the coding sequence ATGAGTCTGGCCGAGGTGGAGGCCCGCGAGCGGCGGGCGCAGGCGCGGGGGCTGTATCGGGCGCTCGAGGTGTTGCGGGGCGATATGGCGCGGCGCGCGGGCGAGACGCTCGAACATTGGGATGCGCTGATCCTGCGGCCCGAGTTCATGGCCTCGGCGCGCAATCTGGCCGATTATCTGGCGCTGCGGCGGGGCGATCTGGTGCCGTTTCAGGCGCCCTTGGCCTCGCTGGGGTTGAGCTCGCTGGGCCGCGCGGAAAGCCATGTGCGCGCCTCGGTCGATGCGGTTCTGGCCTCGCTCGCGCTGATCGGGGGCGAGGGCGCGGCGGAATATCCGCCCGTCGAGATCTTCGCCGCCGGGCCCGCGCGGCTTGCGGCGCGGCGCGATCATCTCTTCGGCGCGCGCCGCGGCGCGCCGGCGACCCGCGTCATGGTGACGCTGCCCTCCGACGCGGCCGAGGGGCCCGAGTTGATCGGCGCGCTGCTCGCCGCGGGGGCCGATTGTCTCCGCATCAACTCCGCCCATGACGGCCCCGAGGCCTGGGCCGCGATGATCGGGCATGCGCGCCGGATCGGCGCCGAGCTCGGCCGGCGGGTGCCGGTGCAGGTCGATCTGGCGGGCCCGAAGCTGCGCATCGAGGCGGCGCATGGCGCGGATGTGCGCCTGCAGGTCGGCGAGAGCTTCGATTTCGTCGAGACGCTCGCGCCGGGCCGCAAGAAGGCGCGCAAGCACGACCGGGTGCAGGCGACGCTGAGCCACCCGGCGCTGATGGCGGCGATGGCCGAGGGGGCGGCGGTCTGGATCAACGACGGCAAGCTGCGCGCGCGCGTGACCGAGGTCGTGCCGGGGCGGGTGAGCTGCGAGGTGACCTCGACGCCCGGCAAGGGCGCGCGGATCCGCCCCGAGAAGGGCGTGAACCTGCCCGGCGTCGATCTGCGGGTGCCCGCGCTGACCGAGGACGACCTCGGCGCGCTCGATTTCGCGCTGCGCCATGCCGATATCATCGGCTTCAGCTTCGTGCAGAGCGGCGCTGATCTGCGCGCGCTCTTCGCCGCGATCGAGGAGCGGATGCCGGGCCGGCCGCCGCAGGACTGGCCCGCGCTGATGCTCAAGATCGAGACGCCGCTCGGCCTGCGCAACCTGCCGGGGCTGATCGTCGAGGCGGGCGGGCGGATGCCGGTCGGCGTGATGATCGCGCGCGGCGATCTCGCCGTCGAGATCGGCTTCGAGCGGCTCACCGAGATCCAGGAGGAGATCTTGTGGCTCTGCGAGGCGGCCGAGGTGCCGGTGGTCTGGGCGACGCAGGTGCTCGAGGGGCTGGTCAAGGAGGGGCAGGCGAGCCGCGCCGAGATGACCGATGCCGCGATGAGCCAGCGGGCGGAATGCGTGATGCTCAACAAGGGCCCGCATCTGGCCGAGGGGGTGGCGGTGCTGCGCGATGTGCTGATGCGGATGGACCGCCATTCCAACAAGAAATCGCCCCGGCTCGGGGCGCTCGGGCTCTGGCACGATCTCTGA
- a CDS encoding flavin reductase family protein → MFYRPAEGHGLPHNPFNAIVAPRPIAWVGTRGAQGDNLAPYSFFNAVAYTPPQVIFASTSAKPDRAGTKDSVAQIRESGVFSISLVPLAMIGAMNATSAPLAAGEDEFAAAGVAKAACETIDCPRVAESYASLECRLVQITPLLGEANFLVHGEVTGVHIRPDCLTEGRFAPPERLARLGYRDYGALTDLFELERPPGG, encoded by the coding sequence ATGTTCTATCGTCCGGCCGAGGGCCATGGCCTGCCCCATAACCCGTTCAACGCGATCGTCGCGCCGCGGCCGATCGCCTGGGTCGGCACGCGCGGCGCGCAGGGCGACAACCTCGCGCCCTATTCGTTTTTCAACGCCGTCGCCTATACCCCGCCGCAGGTGATCTTCGCCTCGACCTCGGCCAAACCCGACCGCGCCGGCACCAAGGATTCGGTCGCGCAGATCCGCGAAAGCGGGGTGTTTTCGATCTCGCTGGTGCCGCTTGCGATGATCGGGGCGATGAACGCGACGAGCGCGCCGCTCGCGGCGGGGGAGGATGAATTCGCCGCCGCCGGGGTCGCGAAGGCCGCCTGCGAGACGATCGATTGCCCTCGCGTGGCGGAGAGCTACGCGAGCCTCGAGTGCCGGCTCGTGCAGATCACGCCGCTTCTGGGGGAGGCGAATTTTCTCGTCCATGGCGAGGTGACGGGAGTGCATATCCGCCCCGATTGCCTGACTGAGGGGCGTTTTGCGCCGCCCGAACGGCTGGCGCGGCTGGGGTATCGCGATTATGGCGCGCTCACCGATCTCTTCGAGCTCGAGCGCCCGCCCGGCGGCTGA
- a CDS encoding OmpA family protein, translating to MKRFKTTTALVAGLATLAPSFAPAQGLATAACITQKTAAGASPEEARAACMGGGGAGGGAAETGRAKAPAASEAAPAPEAAPEAQPESPARKVKEPKPAKTAPEAAPTLAPEAAPAAGAEPTVESAPAPEAAPAQAPAAEEPKPKKKPKAEPAAEPVTAAPTAPEAPAATAEPAPEAAPAPQTDVEALRARLGGGEAAPAPTRSPAEAESVQQLETAIEAAGAAETGAPVANAALEAGTEAGAEAPAGATVTEEVITEETARSSGEDFGSTIATTAAPAVPAPQPTAKTKDKGLSDVEKLAILGLGALAVGTLLTNGSEVAANSGDRIVVQNPDGTYQVIKDDNALLRQPGSTMSTQTFPDGSSRTVSTKADGTQIITVYDAQRRIVQRTRIDPDGRRYVLIDDAQGAAPVQVSTLPRASLVAESTDAEALAAALARESGADRRFTLAQVRQIAQVRALAPAVAVENVTFATGSAAIAPEQARRLAALGDTIRAEIARNPREIFLIEGHTDAVGDAAYNLALSDRRAESLALALSEYFAVPAENLVVQGYGEQFLKVDTQGASEANRRVSVRRITDLLQTASAQ from the coding sequence ATGAAACGCTTCAAGACCACCACCGCGCTCGTGGCGGGCCTTGCCACCCTGGCGCCGAGCTTTGCCCCCGCCCAGGGGCTGGCCACGGCCGCCTGCATCACCCAGAAAACCGCCGCGGGCGCGAGCCCCGAGGAGGCACGCGCCGCCTGCATGGGGGGCGGCGGGGCGGGCGGCGGGGCGGCCGAGACGGGCCGCGCCAAGGCCCCCGCGGCGTCCGAAGCCGCGCCTGCCCCCGAAGCCGCGCCCGAGGCGCAGCCCGAGAGCCCCGCGCGGAAGGTGAAAGAGCCGAAACCCGCGAAGACCGCCCCGGAAGCGGCCCCCACCCTCGCCCCCGAGGCCGCCCCCGCAGCCGGGGCTGAGCCCACGGTGGAGAGCGCCCCGGCCCCCGAGGCCGCGCCCGCGCAGGCGCCCGCCGCCGAGGAGCCCAAGCCCAAGAAGAAACCGAAGGCCGAGCCTGCCGCCGAGCCGGTGACCGCCGCGCCGACCGCGCCCGAGGCGCCGGCCGCGACCGCCGAACCCGCCCCCGAGGCAGCCCCCGCCCCGCAGACCGATGTCGAGGCGCTGCGCGCCCGTCTGGGCGGCGGCGAGGCGGCCCCCGCCCCGACCCGCAGCCCCGCTGAGGCCGAGAGCGTCCAGCAGCTCGAGACCGCGATCGAGGCCGCGGGCGCGGCCGAGACCGGCGCACCGGTGGCCAATGCCGCGCTCGAGGCCGGCACCGAGGCGGGCGCCGAGGCCCCCGCCGGCGCCACCGTCACCGAGGAGGTGATCACCGAGGAGACCGCGCGCAGCTCGGGCGAGGATTTCGGCTCGACGATCGCCACCACCGCGGCGCCCGCCGTCCCCGCGCCCCAACCCACCGCCAAGACCAAGGACAAGGGCCTCTCCGATGTCGAGAAGCTCGCGATCCTCGGGCTCGGCGCGCTCGCGGTCGGCACGCTTTTGACCAACGGCAGCGAGGTCGCGGCGAATTCGGGCGACCGGATCGTGGTGCAAAACCCCGACGGCACCTATCAGGTGATCAAGGACGACAATGCGCTCCTGCGTCAGCCGGGCTCGACGATGAGCACGCAGACCTTCCCCGATGGCTCGAGCCGCACGGTCTCGACCAAGGCCGATGGCACGCAGATCATCACCGTCTATGACGCCCAGCGCCGGATCGTGCAGCGCACGCGCATCGACCCGGACGGGCGGCGTTATGTCCTGATCGACGATGCGCAAGGCGCGGCGCCCGTGCAGGTCTCGACGCTGCCGCGCGCGAGCCTTGTCGCAGAGAGCACCGATGCCGAGGCGCTGGCGGCGGCGCTGGCGCGCGAGAGCGGCGCGGATCGGCGCTTCACGCTGGCGCAGGTGCGCCAGATCGCCCAGGTGCGCGCGCTCGCGCCGGCGGTGGCGGTGGAGAATGTGACCTTCGCCACCGGCTCCGCGGCGATCGCGCCCGAACAGGCGCGCCGCCTCGCCGCCCTTGGCGACACGATCCGCGCCGAGATCGCCCGCAACCCGCGCGAGATCTTCCTGATCGAGGGCCATACCGATGCGGTGGGCGATGCCGCCTACAACCTCGCGCTCTCGGACCGGCGGGCGGAATCGCTCGCGCTCGCGCTGAGCGAATATTTCGCGGTGCCGGCGGAGAACCTCGTCGTGCAGGGCTATGGCGAGCAGTTCCTCAAGGTCGACACCCAGGGCGCCTCGGAGGCCAACCGCCGGGTGAGCGTGCGCCGGATCACCGATCTGCTGCAGACGGCCTCGGCGCAGTAA